Proteins encoded together in one uncultured Desulfosarcina sp. window:
- a CDS encoding histone deacetylase yields the protein MKKTGYLHDNRYLLHDTGPYHPEMAERLTAVYDGIKAAGLLDKLILVPAARADIKWIEAVHDPKYIRRFEEVCLSGNRTFDYPDNQMCVDTYETAFLAVGGILDVARRIMEGELDNAFCAVRPPGHHAEYNQAMGFCYFNNVAIAARYLQTEFGIQRVGIVDFDVHHGNGTQHLFEKDPTVFYYSIHQHPSFAFPGTGREFEAGVDIGAGFTKNSPVLPGQGDDIYRKLLQSDLLPAFERFKPEVILVSTGFDGHQSDDMSDVSLTTEGYSWIMETIMQLGRQYADGRVISVLEGGYCLEKLGELAANHVRILLEG from the coding sequence ATGAAAAAAACCGGCTACTTGCACGACAACAGGTATCTGCTTCACGATACGGGCCCCTACCATCCGGAGATGGCCGAACGCCTCACCGCCGTTTACGACGGCATCAAGGCGGCCGGACTGCTGGATAAGCTGATCCTCGTTCCGGCCGCCCGGGCCGATATCAAATGGATCGAAGCGGTCCACGATCCGAAATACATCCGCCGCTTCGAAGAGGTCTGCCTGTCCGGCAACCGCACCTTCGACTACCCCGACAACCAGATGTGCGTCGACACCTACGAAACGGCATTTCTGGCGGTAGGCGGGATTCTGGACGTCGCCAGACGGATCATGGAGGGAGAACTGGACAACGCCTTTTGCGCCGTCCGCCCTCCCGGGCATCACGCCGAGTACAACCAGGCCATGGGGTTCTGCTACTTCAACAACGTGGCCATCGCGGCCCGCTACCTGCAGACGGAATTCGGCATCCAGCGGGTCGGCATCGTCGATTTCGATGTCCACCACGGCAACGGCACCCAGCATCTGTTCGAAAAGGACCCCACAGTCTTTTACTACTCCATCCACCAGCATCCCTCCTTTGCCTTTCCGGGAACCGGCCGCGAATTCGAGGCCGGCGTCGACATCGGAGCGGGATTCACCAAAAATTCTCCCGTGCTGCCCGGGCAGGGAGACGACATCTACCGCAAACTGCTGCAAAGCGACCTGCTGCCGGCCTTCGAACGCTTCAAACCGGAGGTGATCCTCGTCTCCACCGGCTTTGACGGCCATCAGAGCGATGACATGTCCGATGTCTCTTTGACCACCGAAGGCTACTCCTGGATCATGGAAACGATTATGCAACTGGGCCGCCAGTACGCCGACGGCCGGGTGATTTCGGTGCTGGAAGGCGGCTACTGCCTGGAAAAACTCGGGGAACTGGCCGCCAATCACGTCAGGATTCTGCTGGAAGGGTGA
- a CDS encoding MBL fold metallo-hydrolase translates to MVITCWGSRGSIPVSGKSYIKYGGDTTCIEIRTKSDDIIIVDAGTGIRRLGNQLIEEGRYRYNFLLTHGHWDHLMGFPFFKPLFLSQTEIHMHRAPFHKKFMESMFSKVMGPPNFPVRYIDLKAQIVWEEGRPAEFKIGSATVVPIPISHPNTGKGYKFIEDGKTFVFITDNELGFVHPGGLPFQDYVDFCAGADLLFHDGEYTEAEYANLVEWGHSSYTDVLKLAFQAGVKRLGLFHLNQERTDAQMDAIVDHCRQIIAEKGETLACFAVGTDMQFEL, encoded by the coding sequence ATGGTCATCACGTGCTGGGGTTCCAGAGGGTCCATACCCGTCTCCGGGAAATCGTACATCAAGTACGGCGGCGATACGACCTGCATCGAAATCCGTACCAAAAGCGACGATATCATTATCGTGGACGCGGGAACCGGCATCCGGCGGCTGGGCAATCAGCTCATCGAAGAGGGGCGCTATCGCTACAACTTTTTGCTCACCCACGGCCACTGGGACCACCTGATGGGGTTTCCGTTTTTCAAGCCCCTGTTCCTGTCCCAAACAGAAATCCATATGCATCGGGCGCCCTTCCACAAAAAATTCATGGAAAGCATGTTCTCCAAGGTCATGGGGCCGCCCAACTTTCCGGTCCGGTATATCGATCTCAAAGCCCAGATCGTCTGGGAGGAAGGCCGCCCGGCGGAATTCAAAATCGGATCGGCCACCGTGGTGCCCATCCCCATCAGCCACCCCAATACCGGGAAAGGCTATAAATTCATCGAAGACGGGAAAACCTTCGTTTTCATCACCGACAACGAACTGGGATTCGTTCATCCCGGAGGACTTCCCTTCCAGGACTATGTCGACTTCTGCGCCGGTGCGGACCTGTTGTTCCACGACGGCGAGTACACCGAAGCCGAATACGCAAACCTCGTCGAATGGGGACACTCCTCCTATACCGACGTGTTGAAGCTGGCATTCCAGGCCGGGGTCAAGCGGCTGGGGTTGTTTCATCTCAACCAGGAGCGCACCGACGCGCAGATGGACGCGATCGTCGACCACTGCCGACAGATCATCGCCGAAAAAGGCGAGACGCTGGCGTGCTTCGCCGTTGGCACGGATATGCAATTCGAGCTGTAG
- a CDS encoding acetyl-CoA hydrolase/transferase C-terminal domain-containing protein, which translates to MIKENPIYFSDVSKCVDRIIETVGKTIVFGMPLALGKPNHLVNALYQRAKSDLEIRLTIYTALSLERPRCSGELERRFMAPIDERLWGGFVEFDYMADLRSGNLPPNVTISEFFVKAGGYLGNKAAQRNYISSNYTHVIRDILDRGLNVMGNLIAKRRMGSETRYSMSCNADLPLELFDHLEDVRRSGRKIVTVGQVNTNLPFMYGDAEVSPDHYDLVLDSPQYDFPLFSVPKQAVATADYMIGAHVSSLVKDDGTLQIGIGSLGDGIAESLIMRHRHNATYRELLKEAKIDDRYDDLVNRIGGREKFEKGLYGATEMFVDVFMQLYRSGIVKRKVYEDEMVQAMVNDGTLAENIDPGVLDRLIDKGAISPQLSQADFDRLQRFGIFRSDLSLAGDTIRNHTRSWPADLSRAENRERVARNCLGTRLENGTVCQAAFFIGPRQFYDSLNAMSERERKLFCMTGVNKVNQLYGDERLRRLQRKDGRFVNAGMMVTLLGAVTSDCLECGNVISGVGGQYNFVSMAHALDDGRLIMMIRSTRCKGTRVLSNIVLNYGHVTIPRHLRDIVVTEYGIADLRGKSDEEVIKAMLNIADSRFQGGLLAQAKQTGKIARNYQIPEEFRHNTPERLEKLLAPYRRQGFFRAFPFGSDFTDEEIVIGKALKGLQRKAAESKLRLVPAVARQLLKKPDETLRPYLARMGLAEPAGIRERIMQAAVSYALEAGGEKAPKADCGCRIETVGAVQNH; encoded by the coding sequence ATGATCAAAGAGAATCCGATTTATTTCAGCGATGTTTCCAAGTGTGTCGACCGGATTATCGAAACCGTCGGCAAAACCATCGTTTTCGGAATGCCGCTGGCACTGGGCAAGCCCAACCACCTGGTCAACGCCCTCTACCAGCGCGCCAAATCCGATTTGGAAATCCGGCTGACGATCTATACAGCCCTTTCGCTGGAACGCCCGCGCTGCTCGGGAGAGCTGGAGCGGCGGTTCATGGCCCCCATCGACGAGCGCCTCTGGGGCGGGTTCGTGGAATTCGACTACATGGCGGACCTGCGCAGCGGCAACCTGCCGCCCAACGTGACGATTTCCGAATTTTTCGTCAAGGCCGGCGGCTATCTGGGAAATAAAGCGGCCCAGCGCAACTATATTTCCTCCAACTACACCCATGTGATCCGGGACATTCTGGACCGCGGGCTCAACGTCATGGGCAATTTGATCGCCAAGCGCCGCATGGGCAGCGAAACGCGCTATTCCATGAGCTGCAACGCGGACCTGCCCCTGGAGTTGTTCGATCACCTGGAAGACGTGCGCCGCTCGGGCAGAAAGATCGTTACCGTCGGTCAGGTGAACACCAACCTGCCCTTCATGTACGGCGATGCCGAAGTGTCCCCGGACCATTACGACCTGGTCCTCGACAGCCCGCAGTACGATTTCCCGCTGTTCAGCGTCCCGAAACAGGCGGTGGCCACCGCCGATTACATGATCGGCGCCCATGTCAGTTCGCTGGTCAAGGACGACGGCACCCTCCAGATCGGCATCGGGTCCCTGGGCGACGGCATTGCCGAAAGCCTGATCATGCGCCACCGGCACAACGCGACCTATCGGGAGCTGCTGAAGGAAGCGAAAATCGACGATCGCTACGATGATCTGGTAAACCGCATCGGCGGCCGCGAGAAGTTCGAAAAGGGGCTTTACGGCGCCACGGAAATGTTTGTGGACGTCTTCATGCAGCTGTATCGCAGCGGCATCGTCAAACGAAAAGTCTACGAAGACGAGATGGTCCAGGCCATGGTCAACGACGGCACGCTTGCAGAGAACATCGATCCCGGCGTCCTGGACCGGCTCATCGACAAAGGGGCGATCTCGCCGCAGCTCAGCCAGGCGGACTTCGACCGGCTCCAGCGGTTCGGCATTTTCAGAAGCGACCTGTCCCTTGCCGGCGATACGATCCGCAACCACACCCGCAGCTGGCCGGCGGACCTTTCCAGGGCCGAGAACCGGGAGCGTGTGGCCCGGAATTGCCTGGGAACCCGGCTGGAAAACGGCACGGTTTGCCAGGCCGCCTTTTTCATCGGCCCGCGGCAGTTCTACGACAGCCTCAATGCCATGAGCGAGCGTGAGCGCAAGCTGTTCTGCATGACCGGCGTCAACAAGGTCAACCAGCTATACGGCGACGAACGACTCCGGCGCCTGCAGCGCAAGGATGGAAGATTCGTCAATGCCGGCATGATGGTGACCCTGCTGGGCGCCGTAACTTCGGATTGTCTGGAGTGCGGCAATGTCATTTCCGGTGTGGGCGGCCAGTACAATTTCGTTTCCATGGCCCATGCCCTGGACGACGGGCGGCTGATCATGATGATTCGCAGCACCCGCTGCAAGGGCACCCGGGTGCTTTCCAATATCGTTCTCAATTACGGCCACGTTACCATTCCCCGGCATCTGCGGGATATCGTGGTGACCGAATACGGCATTGCCGATCTGCGGGGCAAGAGCGATGAGGAGGTCATCAAAGCCATGCTCAACATCGCCGATTCCCGGTTTCAGGGGGGACTTTTGGCCCAGGCCAAGCAAACCGGCAAAATCGCCCGCAATTACCAGATTCCCGAGGAATTTCGTCACAACACCCCCGAGCGCCTGGAAAAGCTGCTGGCGCCTTATCGGCGTCAAGGGTTTTTCCGAGCCTTTCCCTTCGGTTCGGATTTTACCGACGAGGAGATTGTTATCGGAAAGGCCTTAAAAGGCCTTCAGCGCAAGGCGGCTGAGAGCAAACTTCGGCTGGTGCCGGCCGTTGCACGGCAGTTGCTCAAGAAACCGGATGAAACCCTGCGGCCCTACCTGGCGCGCATGGGGCTGGCCGAGCCTGCGGGGATCCGGGAGCGGATCATGCAGGCGGCGGTCAGCTATGCCCTGGAGGCGGGAGGGGAAAAGGCGCCCAAAGCTGATTGCGGCTGCCGGATCGAGACGGTGGGAGCCGTGCAGAATCATTAG
- a CDS encoding 50S ribosomal protein L11 methyltransferase, translated as MISNPYQNLYIYYVSGKFRPSRDFNPDHYIGTWEDGDVSFLFFTRPNPALVEKAISELPGLSLIDHYHMTYDQWQGGEIVPCDIGPFTIAPPWHAPPDGNAAATILLDPGVVFGTGTHPTTRDCLEALQMAFEDGQIQTALDLGTGTGLLALAAARLGCPRVLATDLTLLAARTAQRNVRLNGLTNRILVAQGDAEKFIDFTSDLVVSNIHYDVMKTLVRSKGFLNKKRFILSGLMRKEAARVESVLRGLPVKILRCWDQDGIWVTFYGATT; from the coding sequence ATGATATCCAACCCCTATCAGAACCTTTACATTTACTATGTATCGGGAAAGTTCCGGCCGTCCCGGGATTTCAATCCCGACCATTACATCGGCACCTGGGAAGACGGAGACGTCTCTTTTCTCTTTTTCACCCGGCCGAACCCGGCGCTGGTCGAAAAAGCCATCTCCGAACTGCCCGGACTTTCGCTGATCGACCACTACCACATGACCTACGATCAGTGGCAGGGCGGTGAAATCGTGCCCTGCGACATCGGCCCCTTCACCATCGCCCCGCCATGGCACGCCCCGCCCGACGGGAACGCGGCCGCAACCATCCTTCTCGATCCGGGGGTCGTTTTCGGCACCGGCACCCATCCCACGACCCGCGACTGCCTGGAGGCGCTCCAGATGGCCTTTGAGGACGGGCAGATCCAGACCGCCCTGGATCTGGGCACGGGGACCGGCCTGCTGGCACTGGCCGCCGCCCGGCTGGGCTGTCCCAGAGTCCTGGCCACCGACCTGACGCTGCTGGCCGCCCGCACGGCACAGAGGAATGTCCGCCTCAACGGACTGACGAACCGAATCCTTGTGGCGCAAGGGGATGCCGAGAAATTTATAGACTTTACGAGCGACCTTGTGGTATCGAATATCCATTACGATGTCATGAAAACCCTTGTTCGATCAAAGGGTTTTCTCAATAAAAAGCGCTTCATTCTGTCCGGACTGATGCGCAAGGAAGCCGCCCGGGTGGAATCCGTGCTGCGGGGGCTGCCGGTTAAGATACTCAGGTGTTGGGATCAAGACGGCATCTGGGTTACGTTCTATGGCGCCACGACCTGA
- a CDS encoding response regulator transcription factor → MHHQSRVFIVDDHPIFRKGLSHLINEEPDLMVCGEAESVSDAIREIKRTKPDVVILDITLKDTSGLELIHMLNTQFAFMPILVVSMHDESIFAERVLRAGALGYINKQEVTGRVVQAVHQVLEGKIYASEAMVETLLGKIIFKPAQATENPLECLSDREMEIFQLVGKGFGRKEIADMLHVSVKTIGTHRENIKKKLLLKNSAELMRCAVDWDQRQKIE, encoded by the coding sequence ATGCACCATCAATCCAGAGTTTTTATCGTAGATGACCACCCGATTTTCCGAAAAGGGCTTTCCCACCTGATCAACGAGGAACCGGACCTGATGGTCTGCGGAGAGGCCGAGAGCGTCAGTGATGCGATCCGGGAGATCAAACGCACCAAGCCCGATGTGGTCATCCTGGACATCACGCTCAAGGATACCAGTGGGCTGGAGTTGATTCACATGCTCAACACGCAGTTCGCCTTCATGCCCATCCTGGTGGTTTCCATGCACGACGAATCGATTTTCGCCGAACGGGTGCTGCGGGCCGGAGCACTGGGTTACATCAACAAGCAGGAGGTCACCGGCAGGGTGGTCCAGGCCGTTCACCAGGTCCTTGAAGGTAAGATTTACGCCAGCGAAGCCATGGTGGAGACCCTGCTGGGAAAAATTATTTTCAAGCCGGCCCAGGCCACGGAAAATCCCCTGGAATGCCTGTCCGACCGGGAGATGGAAATCTTTCAGCTCGTCGGCAAGGGCTTCGGGCGCAAGGAAATCGCCGACATGCTCCACGTCAGCGTGAAAACCATCGGTACCCATCGCGAGAACATCAAGAAAAAACTGCTCCTCAAGAATTCCGCCGAACTGATGCGCTGCGCCGTCGACTGGGATCAGCGGCAAAAGATTGAATGA
- a CDS encoding ASKHA domain-containing protein, whose amino-acid sequence MTPTDSDRWVKTVTLSAPSLEDNTADADRLEAALKKALGTPTVNISPDLLKTLPDRMRAWNFRAQAVVFKDIAGRGMLVHLAPPDADEALCGLAIDLGTTRVVLRIVDLSTGEHLGETVFDNPQIAVGPDVLARIHHVDSPQGLDRLNRLIVEGINAETERLCERCAIARENIHLVSVAGNTAMTHLLLGLNPRWMIREPYIPVVNRPDVVRAAELGLCLNATARVLVFPNVGSYFGGDLIAGILHCDMDQREETAILVDVGTNAEVVLGNRHWMMACAGAAGPALEGGVTRMGTTAGPGVIDRIAIDPDTLAFQIHTIEDQPPRGICGSGVIDLAAALFRSAMVDIRGKLVPERCGDRFSMRDELGHLTLVPADRSGTGEDLCITQADLDSLVRSKAAMYTILETITGSVGMQQNDLETFFVAGTFGAYIDPVSAITIGMIPDLPLERYRSIGNSSLGGASRVLAEPGCFDRIHSIRDSITYMELNVNQDFMNRFSAAKFLPHTDTARFPSVTVP is encoded by the coding sequence ATGACACCGACAGACAGCGACCGCTGGGTGAAAACCGTCACCCTTTCAGCCCCTTCACTGGAAGACAACACCGCCGACGCCGATCGGCTGGAAGCGGCCTTGAAAAAGGCTCTGGGAACCCCGACCGTCAACATCTCACCGGACCTGTTGAAAACGCTCCCCGACCGGATGCGCGCCTGGAATTTTCGTGCGCAGGCGGTGGTGTTCAAGGATATTGCGGGAAGGGGCATGCTGGTCCACCTGGCGCCGCCCGATGCAGATGAGGCGTTGTGCGGTCTGGCCATCGATCTGGGCACCACCCGGGTGGTGCTGCGGATCGTGGACCTTTCAACCGGGGAGCACCTCGGCGAAACGGTGTTCGACAACCCCCAGATTGCGGTGGGGCCCGACGTGCTGGCCCGCATCCACCATGTGGACAGCCCGCAAGGCCTGGACCGGCTCAACCGCCTCATCGTCGAAGGCATCAACGCGGAAACCGAACGCCTGTGCGAGCGCTGCGCTATCGCCAGGGAAAACATCCACCTGGTATCCGTGGCCGGCAACACGGCCATGACCCATCTGCTGCTGGGATTGAATCCGCGCTGGATGATCCGGGAGCCCTATATCCCCGTGGTGAACCGTCCCGACGTGGTGCGGGCGGCCGAGTTGGGCCTGTGCCTGAATGCGACGGCCAGGGTTCTGGTATTTCCCAACGTGGGCAGCTATTTCGGCGGAGACCTGATCGCGGGGATTTTGCACTGCGACATGGACCAGAGGGAGGAGACGGCCATTCTGGTGGATGTGGGCACCAATGCCGAGGTGGTGCTGGGCAACCGCCACTGGATGATGGCCTGCGCCGGGGCCGCCGGACCGGCCCTGGAGGGCGGCGTCACCCGCATGGGAACCACCGCCGGACCGGGCGTTATCGACCGCATCGCCATCGATCCGGACACGCTGGCGTTTCAGATTCACACCATCGAAGACCAACCGCCCCGCGGGATCTGCGGGTCCGGCGTCATCGATCTGGCCGCGGCCCTGTTCCGCTCAGCCATGGTGGACATTCGCGGCAAGCTGGTCCCCGAACGCTGCGGGGATCGTTTTTCCATGCGGGACGAACTGGGCCATCTGACCCTGGTCCCTGCCGACCGGTCGGGCACCGGGGAGGATCTTTGCATCACCCAGGCCGACCTGGACAGTTTGGTCCGCTCCAAAGCCGCCATGTACACCATCCTGGAAACCATTACCGGCAGCGTCGGCATGCAGCAAAACGACCTGGAGACCTTTTTCGTCGCCGGCACCTTCGGCGCCTATATCGACCCCGTATCGGCCATTACCATCGGCATGATCCCGGACCTGCCCCTCGAGCGCTATCGCAGCATCGGCAACAGCTCGCTGGGCGGCGCCTCCCGGGTCCTGGCGGAGCCCGGCTGCTTCGACCGCATCCATTCGATCCGCGACAGCATCACCTACATGGAGTTGAACGTAAACCAGGACTTCATGAACCGGTTTTCGGCGGCCAAATTCCTGCCCCACACCGACACCGCGCGGTTCCCCTCGGTCACCGTTCCCTGA
- a CDS encoding AAA family ATPase, whose amino-acid sequence MPVSIAMAGKGGTGKTTVSGLLIKYLVDRGKSPVLAVDADANANLNEVLGLEVTDTLGHAREDMKKGSVPNGMTKDVFISMRMEEAIIERQGFDLLVMGQPEGAGCYCAANSLLTGFLERLSGNYPYMVMDNEAGMEHLSRLTTKNVEVLLIVTDTSRRGLQAGLRIHKLSKDLNLGVGKAYIIINQAKNDPSDEVKAMIDEAGLELAGVIPEDEQVYEFDLEGRPTIEIDANNPALKAAYSIFDRVIP is encoded by the coding sequence ATGCCCGTGTCCATTGCCATGGCCGGTAAAGGAGGAACCGGTAAAACCACCGTATCCGGCCTGTTGATCAAATATCTGGTTGACCGGGGGAAATCCCCGGTGCTGGCCGTCGATGCCGACGCCAATGCCAACCTGAATGAAGTTTTGGGCCTGGAAGTGACCGATACCCTGGGCCATGCCCGCGAAGATATGAAAAAAGGAAGCGTTCCCAATGGCATGACCAAAGACGTTTTCATATCCATGCGCATGGAAGAGGCCATCATCGAGCGGCAAGGATTCGATCTGCTGGTCATGGGCCAGCCCGAAGGGGCCGGCTGCTACTGCGCCGCCAACTCCTTGCTGACCGGCTTTCTGGAAAGACTTTCCGGCAACTATCCTTACATGGTCATGGATAACGAAGCCGGCATGGAACACTTAAGCCGGCTGACCACCAAGAATGTGGAGGTGCTGCTGATCGTTACCGATACCTCCAGGCGGGGACTGCAGGCAGGCCTGCGCATCCACAAGCTGTCCAAGGACCTGAACCTTGGCGTAGGCAAAGCCTACATCATCATCAACCAGGCCAAAAACGACCCTTCCGACGAGGTCAAGGCAATGATCGACGAGGCGGGGCTCGAACTGGCCGGGGTCATCCCGGAAGACGAACAGGTCTACGAATTCGACCTGGAGGGCCGCCCCACGATCGAAATCGATGCAAACAACCCGGCGCTGAAGGCCGCCTACTCGATTTTCGACCGGGTCATTCCCTGA
- a CDS encoding CBS and ACT domain-containing protein, translated as MFVSRSMVSEVITIDKDASVFEAQEKMAAKSIRHLPVVDAENNLIGIVTDRDVRSAMPYELLKEKCDPGKREELARMKVEEIMTRNPKTISPMYTIQDALLMIQKERVGAFPVVDDEGKLRGILSVRDLLRAFINVLGIGQPGTLVGIEVEEKVGQLKKIVDAITEENISFGSVLVARTWEEGKRAVFPYLLTNNVARIKKKMTAMGYKLIDPMDWYLDHLPKKS; from the coding sequence ATGTTCGTAAGCCGATCCATGGTTTCGGAAGTCATTACCATCGATAAGGACGCATCCGTTTTTGAGGCCCAGGAGAAAATGGCGGCCAAAAGCATCCGCCACCTGCCCGTTGTCGACGCCGAAAACAATCTGATCGGCATCGTCACGGACCGGGATGTCCGCAGCGCCATGCCCTACGAGCTGCTCAAGGAGAAATGCGACCCCGGCAAGCGGGAGGAACTGGCCCGGATGAAGGTGGAAGAGATCATGACCCGCAACCCCAAAACCATCTCTCCCATGTACACCATCCAGGACGCCCTGCTGATGATCCAGAAAGAGCGGGTGGGCGCCTTTCCCGTTGTGGACGACGAGGGCAAACTCAGAGGAATTCTGTCCGTCCGGGATCTGTTGCGGGCTTTCATCAATGTCCTGGGAATCGGCCAGCCCGGCACCCTGGTGGGCATCGAAGTCGAAGAGAAGGTAGGCCAGTTGAAAAAGATCGTCGACGCCATCACCGAAGAGAACATCTCCTTCGGCAGCGTTCTGGTCGCCCGGACCTGGGAGGAGGGCAAGCGGGCCGTTTTTCCCTATCTGCTCACCAACAATGTCGCCAGAATCAAGAAGAAGATGACGGCCATGGGGTACAAACTGATCGATCCCATGGACTGGTACCTGGACCATCTGCCGAAAAAATCGTAG
- a CDS encoding NAD-dependent deacylase codes for MMIDPDMLSDPIDRAADILSKARSVVALTGAGISVESGIPPFRGKGGLWEKMDPMEVAHIDAFMQDPERVWNLLIKDMKTVLDKARPNPAHTGLVELERLGKLATVITQNVDGLHQLAGSGDVIEFHGNFAWQRCMECGRLRRTAEVDLTRIPPQCDCGGILRPDCVFFGEMIPTEAMVRSQQVSAGCDVMLVIGTSATVQPAASMPFIARDNGARVIEINPEPSPLTGRISNLPLLGDAGRIIPQLVEAVKERLDSP; via the coding sequence ATGATGATCGATCCCGACATGCTTTCCGACCCCATCGACCGCGCCGCCGACATCCTCTCTAAGGCCAGATCCGTGGTCGCCCTGACCGGCGCCGGCATCTCCGTAGAAAGCGGCATCCCCCCCTTTCGCGGCAAAGGCGGCTTGTGGGAAAAAATGGACCCCATGGAAGTCGCCCATATCGACGCTTTCATGCAAGATCCCGAGCGCGTCTGGAATCTGCTCATCAAGGACATGAAAACGGTCCTGGACAAAGCCCGCCCCAACCCGGCGCACACCGGCCTGGTGGAGCTGGAACGCCTGGGAAAGCTGGCCACCGTCATCACCCAGAATGTGGACGGCCTGCATCAACTGGCGGGCAGCGGCGATGTGATCGAATTCCACGGCAATTTCGCCTGGCAGCGCTGCATGGAATGCGGGCGGCTGCGTCGGACCGCCGAGGTGGACCTGACCCGGATCCCGCCGCAATGCGACTGCGGCGGAATATTGCGCCCGGACTGCGTATTTTTCGGCGAAATGATCCCCACCGAAGCCATGGTCCGATCCCAGCAGGTTTCGGCGGGTTGTGACGTGATGCTGGTTATCGGCACCTCGGCCACGGTCCAGCCGGCGGCCAGCATGCCTTTCATCGCCCGGGACAACGGCGCCCGGGTCATCGAAATCAACCCCGAACCGTCGCCGTTGACCGGCCGCATCAGCAACCTGCCCCTACTGGGCGACGCAGGCCGCATCATACCCCAGCTGGTCGAGGCGGTTAAAGAGCGGCTGGATTCCCCTTAA
- a CDS encoding PAS domain-containing sensor histidine kinase — protein sequence MRKSTDNRTRGLPIRVPKLKRRFGYGYRAGRRGTGRLGSAGDRIYRTIVENTGTAFLLMEQDTTIAMVNEEFEKLSGYHRSQVEGRMSWTRLIAEVDVERMLRYHYLRRELPHLAPRNYECRVRVKDGRLRTCFFTVAMIPGSDKSIASITDVTEHREMEQRIRSVRENERRRIGQDLHDDLGAHLVGVEAMAELLQRRLNKEGHPQAQFSAEISALINQATAKTRALGRGLCPVDLDDRGLMSALENLKKNTERAFGVVFTLDLPDDIGIRKHVVATQLYRIVQEAVNNALVHGKAQAIAIGMSTDNGALILAITDDGIGIADDAEQGGGLGLRTMRHRANRIGAEMTVTRRQPKGTLVRCTINPEFLS from the coding sequence ATGAGAAAAAGTACCGACAACCGAACCCGCGGGCTGCCCATTCGGGTGCCGAAGCTTAAAAGACGCTTCGGCTACGGCTATCGCGCCGGTCGGCGCGGCACCGGCCGCCTCGGCAGCGCCGGAGACCGGATCTATCGGACCATCGTCGAAAACACCGGCACGGCTTTTTTGCTGATGGAGCAGGATACCACCATCGCCATGGTCAACGAAGAGTTCGAGAAATTGTCCGGATACCACCGCAGCCAGGTGGAAGGCCGGATGTCCTGGACCCGGCTGATTGCCGAAGTGGATGTGGAGCGCATGCTCCGCTACCATTACCTGCGGCGCGAGCTTCCCCATCTGGCGCCGCGCAATTACGAATGCCGGGTGCGCGTCAAGGACGGCCGTCTGCGCACCTGCTTTTTCACCGTGGCCATGATACCGGGCAGCGACAAAAGCATTGCCTCCATCACCGATGTGACCGAACACCGCGAAATGGAGCAGCGCATCCGTTCCGTTCGGGAAAACGAGCGCCGGCGCATCGGCCAGGATCTGCACGACGATCTGGGCGCCCATCTGGTGGGGGTGGAGGCCATGGCCGAACTGCTTCAGCGCCGGCTGAACAAAGAAGGGCATCCCCAGGCGCAGTTCTCCGCCGAAATTTCCGCTCTCATCAACCAGGCCACGGCCAAGACCCGGGCGCTGGGCAGGGGGCTTTGCCCCGTCGACCTGGACGACAGGGGCCTGATGAGCGCCCTGGAGAATTTGAAAAAAAATACCGAGCGGGCGTTTGGCGTTGTTTTTACGCTTGACCTGCCCGACGACATCGGTATCCGCAAACACGTCGTTGCCACGCAATTGTACCGCATTGTACAGGAGGCGGTGAACAATGCGCTGGTCCACGGCAAGGCGCAGGCCATCGCCATCGGCATGTCCACCGACAACGGAGCGCTGATCCTGGCGATCACCGACGATGGTATCGGGATCGCCGACGATGCGGAGCAGGGCGGCGGGTTGGGCCTGCGGACCATGCGGCACCGCGCCAATCGAATCGGGGCTGAAATGACCGTCACCCGGCGGCAACCCAAGGGAACTTTAGTGCGATGCACCATCAATCCAGAGTTTTTATCGTAG